From Thermococcus barophilus MP:
TGAGCTATCTTCGATACGTTAAGATCATTGGAACGATGCATGTCTCCCCAGAAAGCAGAGAGAGAGTTAGGAAAGTAATATTGGAACAGAAACCGCATGCAATAGCTATAGAGCTTGATAGAAGGAGATTTTATGCAATCCAAAATCCACAAAAAATGAGCTTTGAGGATGCAGTTAAGTATGGGAGGAAGGGGATCATCCAGTATGTCCTCACAAAAGTTGAAGAAAAGCTGGGAGAGGAATTTGGAATGAGCCCTGGCGGGGAGATGAGAGAGGCAATAAATCTGGCTGGACTTTTAGGGATTCCCTTGTACCTCATAGACGAGGACATAAACACTATAACAATGAAGATCCTCAAAGCACCTTTTAGGGAAAAACTCCTGCTTATTCTTGAAAGTTTGACTGTGTTTCTGCCTTTTCCAAGAAAAGAGAAGGAAAGAGATTTGATTAAAGACTTCAAAATCATGATGGTTCAGTTTAAGAGAAGGTATCCCTATCTGTATCGGGTTCTCCTTGAGGAGAGAAACGAAATCATGGCTAAAAATCTGATGGCTATTGTAGACAGTTTAAAAGCAAAAGGAGTTAAAAAACCTAAAGTTATTG
This genomic window contains:
- a CDS encoding TraB domain-containing protein, producing the protein MSYLRYVKIIGTMHVSPESRERVRKVILEQKPHAIAIELDRRRFYAIQNPQKMSFEDAVKYGRKGIIQYVLTKVEEKLGEEFGMSPGGEMREAINLAGLLGIPLYLIDEDINTITMKILKAPFREKLLLILESLTVFLPFPRKEKERDLIKDFKIMMVQFKRRYPYLYRVLLEERNEIMAKNLMAIVDSLKAKGVKKPKVIAVVGLGHKRGVERILNSRKV